Proteins encoded within one genomic window of Thiothrix litoralis:
- a CDS encoding C40 family peptidase, whose translation MKPLVLLGVAALLLAGCNSENVKTADAEKPQVYTAQFAHSKNITAKVTKLPVSAPKKDVTLLDRVVWNAEKQKGKMYRYGGESPKTGFDCSGLTQFAFGKGAGVSLPRTAADQYAASVKVSKQEASKGDLVFFKTSGKRISHVGIYLGDNKFVHAPRTGRAITTDKLTGYWADKLVGFGRVPGACKPAYS comes from the coding sequence GTGAAGCCGTTGGTCCTTCTGGGGGTAGCGGCATTGTTACTGGCTGGCTGTAATTCTGAAAATGTTAAGACTGCGGATGCAGAAAAGCCCCAAGTCTATACCGCCCAATTTGCCCATTCTAAAAATATTACGGCAAAAGTGACGAAACTGCCGGTTAGCGCCCCTAAGAAGGACGTAACCTTGTTGGATCGTGTGGTATGGAATGCTGAAAAGCAGAAAGGTAAAATGTACCGTTACGGCGGTGAAAGCCCAAAGACGGGTTTTGACTGTAGTGGCCTGACCCAGTTTGCTTTCGGGAAAGGTGCAGGTGTTTCCTTGCCACGTACTGCTGCGGATCAATACGCTGCATCAGTGAAGGTTTCAAAGCAAGAAGCCAGCAAAGGTGACTTGGTATTCTTCAAAACCAGTGGTAAACGTATTAGCCATGTTGGCATCTATTTGGGCGATAACAAATTTGTCCATGCGCCACGTACTGGTAGAGCTATCACCACCGATAAGCTAACGGGCTACTGGGCAGATAAGCTGGTTGGTTTTGGTCGGGTTCCAGGTGCTTGTAAGCCTGCTTATTCCTGA
- the speD gene encoding adenosylmethionine decarboxylase — protein sequence MVERHQKQIRLHGFNNLTKTLSFNIYDICYARSPAHREEYLAYIDEEYNADRLTNILTNVADIIGANILNVARQDYDPQGASVTILVSEEPILSEEKISTSTSARPGPYPEDVVAHLDKSHLTVHTYPESHPDNGISTFRADIDVSTCGRISPLKALNYLIHSLESDIVIMDYRVRGFTRDVKGKKHFIDHKINSIQNFLSPETKRNYSMLDVNVYQENIFHTKMMLKEFDLDNYLFGLGKNDYFEKDLKQIEAQLRKEMKEIFYGRNTGSL from the coding sequence TTGGTTGAGCGTCATCAAAAGCAGATTCGCCTGCACGGGTTTAATAACCTGACTAAAACCCTAAGTTTTAATATTTACGACATCTGCTACGCAAGGAGTCCGGCTCACCGTGAAGAATACCTCGCGTACATTGATGAAGAATACAATGCTGACCGTTTGACAAACATTCTGACGAATGTTGCGGACATCATCGGTGCCAACATCCTGAATGTGGCGCGGCAGGATTATGACCCCCAAGGGGCAAGCGTTACCATTCTGGTGTCTGAAGAGCCAATCCTTTCCGAGGAAAAAATTTCCACATCGACATCGGCACGGCCTGGGCCTTACCCGGAAGATGTCGTGGCGCATCTGGATAAAAGTCATCTGACCGTGCATACCTACCCGGAAAGTCACCCGGATAATGGTATCAGCACTTTCCGCGCAGACATTGATGTGTCTACCTGTGGGCGGATTTCGCCGCTGAAAGCATTGAACTACTTAATACATAGTTTAGAGTCCGATATTGTCATTATGGACTATCGAGTGCGTGGTTTTACCCGTGACGTAAAGGGTAAGAAGCACTTCATCGACCATAAGATCAATTCTATCCAGAATTTCTTGTCACCCGAAACCAAGCGCAATTACTCCATGCTGGATGTGAATGTTTACCAGGAAAACATCTTTCATACCAAGATGATGCTGAAAGAGTTTGATCTGGATAACTACTTGTTTGGTCTGGGAAAAAATGACTACTTTGAGAAAGACCTAAAGCAAATAGAAGCACAATTGCGTAAGGAAATGAAAGAGATCTTCTACGGTAGAAATACTGGAAGTTTGTGA
- a CDS encoding OsmC family protein has translation MKARVKWLDNMSFVGESGSGHSVVMDGAPEFGGRNLGMRPMEMLLLGLGGCSSFDVVLILQKSKQQVLDCEVLIEAERADKDPKVFTRIHLHFVVSGRNLSPEKVERAVKLSAEKYCSASIMLGKTAEITHDFELCEAA, from the coding sequence GTGAAAGCCAGAGTTAAGTGGTTGGACAATATGAGTTTCGTCGGCGAGTCCGGTAGCGGTCATTCGGTGGTGATGGATGGTGCGCCGGAATTCGGCGGACGTAACCTTGGGATGCGACCCATGGAAATGTTGCTATTGGGGCTAGGGGGCTGCTCATCTTTTGATGTGGTGCTGATCCTGCAAAAGTCCAAACAGCAGGTGCTGGATTGCGAAGTGCTGATCGAGGCCGAGCGTGCCGACAAAGACCCCAAGGTGTTTACCCGTATCCACCTGCATTTCGTGGTCAGTGGGCGCAACCTGTCCCCCGAAAAAGTGGAGCGTGCAGTCAAGCTATCGGCTGAGAAATATTGTTCTGCTTCCATTATGTTGGGAAAAACCGCTGAAATCACCCATGACTTTGAACTATGCGAGGCCGCGTGA
- a CDS encoding YdcH family protein: MFGESHDLATEFPEYKEQIHQLKMEDRHFSRLFDEYHEVDSQLHRIEQAIEVHADDFVEGLKLRRLNIKDELYGMLQQAA; this comes from the coding sequence ATGTTTGGAGAATCCCACGACTTGGCGACTGAGTTCCCTGAGTACAAAGAGCAAATCCACCAACTAAAAATGGAAGATCGGCACTTTTCCCGTCTGTTTGACGAATACCATGAAGTTGACTCGCAACTGCATCGCATTGAGCAAGCCATTGAAGTTCATGCGGATGATTTCGTCGAAGGCTTGAAGCTGCGCCGTCTGAACATCAAAGATGAGCTGTACGGCATGTTACAACAAGCCGCCTGA
- the gshB gene encoding glutathione synthase translates to MSNTQSYAIGVIMDPISTINIKKDSTFAMMLEAQRRGCALFHILQGDLFVDDGVVYAKMNPVTVRDDSQGWFTFGEAVVKPLHELPVVLMRKDPPFDMEYIYSTYLLEMVQKRGTLVVNRPESIRSANEKLFAAWFPEYCPPTRVTRDMARIREFLEVQQHIVVKPLDGMGGSMIFQIKQGDPNRNVILEAITAHGTRTVMAQRFLPEYKQGDKRILLIDGEPFPHALARIPAAGEGRANLAAGGKGVGVDLTEREFAICSGIAPVLREMGLLFVGLDVIGDYVTEINVTSPTCIRELDQIYSANIASLLFDAVERRLAAQA, encoded by the coding sequence ATGAGCAATACACAAAGCTACGCGATCGGCGTCATTATGGACCCGATCAGCACCATCAATATCAAAAAAGACAGTACTTTCGCGATGATGCTGGAAGCCCAGCGGCGCGGTTGTGCCCTGTTTCATATCCTGCAAGGTGATCTATTTGTTGACGATGGCGTCGTCTATGCCAAGATGAACCCGGTCACGGTGCGCGACGATTCACAGGGCTGGTTTACGTTTGGCGAAGCGGTGGTCAAGCCTTTGCACGAATTGCCGGTGGTGCTAATGCGTAAAGACCCGCCGTTCGATATGGAATACATTTACAGTACCTATTTGCTGGAAATGGTGCAAAAACGTGGCACATTGGTGGTGAATCGCCCAGAAAGCATTCGCAGTGCCAATGAGAAATTGTTTGCTGCCTGGTTTCCTGAGTATTGCCCGCCGACCCGCGTGACTCGTGATATGGCACGTATCCGTGAATTTCTGGAAGTGCAGCAACACATTGTGGTGAAACCGCTGGATGGCATGGGCGGCTCGATGATTTTCCAGATCAAACAGGGCGACCCCAACCGCAATGTGATTCTGGAGGCGATTACCGCGCACGGCACGCGCACGGTGATGGCGCAGCGTTTTCTGCCCGAATACAAGCAAGGCGACAAGCGTATTTTGCTGATCGACGGCGAACCCTTCCCCCATGCCTTGGCAAGAATTCCGGCAGCAGGTGAAGGGCGTGCCAATCTGGCAGCAGGTGGCAAGGGTGTTGGCGTGGATCTGACTGAGCGCGAGTTTGCCATTTGCTCAGGCATTGCGCCGGTGTTGCGGGAGATGGGTTTGCTGTTTGTGGGGCTGGATGTGATCGGTGATTATGTAACAGAAATTAACGTGACCAGCCCGACTTGTATCCGTGAGCTGGATCAGATTTATTCTGCCAATATTGCCAGCCTGCTGTTTGATGCGGTTGAACGCAGGCTGGCGGCACAGGCGTGA
- a CDS encoding NAD(P)H-dependent glycerol-3-phosphate dehydrogenase, with product MMRPRIQPIAVYGAGSWGTALALQLARNGLDVLLWDISPEHVESLNRQRENTHYLPGISFPDNLRCSNDLQVVAAFSDYHLVVVPSHVFRGMLKNLAPLLTEKDAVIWATKGLELDTGKLLHQVLEEELPQCPAYGVVSGPTFAAEVARGLPTAMTVAANEPALAQVVAEAFSAANYRAYISTDVMGVELGGAIKNVLAIAAGISDGLGFGANARVAIVTRGLAEIMRLGVKLGAQPETLMGLAGVGDLVLTCTDNQSRNRRLGLALGQGKDRDTAIADIGQAVEGAKSALSIGKLAERAGVEMPICQQVYRILYEQLPPRQAVHELLSRDLKAEF from the coding sequence ATGATGAGGCCACGCATCCAGCCCATTGCTGTTTACGGAGCCGGTTCGTGGGGAACTGCACTGGCTTTGCAATTGGCGCGTAATGGGCTGGATGTGTTGCTGTGGGATATTAGCCCCGAACACGTTGAGAGTCTTAACCGCCAGCGTGAAAATACCCACTACCTGCCAGGCATTTCGTTTCCTGATAATCTGCGTTGTTCCAATGATTTGCAGGTGGTAGCAGCTTTTTCTGATTACCATCTGGTGGTAGTGCCGAGCCATGTGTTTCGCGGCATGTTGAAAAACCTTGCACCTTTGTTGACCGAAAAAGATGCGGTTATCTGGGCAACCAAAGGTTTGGAGCTGGATACTGGCAAGCTGTTGCATCAAGTGTTGGAAGAAGAGTTGCCCCAGTGCCCCGCCTATGGCGTGGTTTCCGGGCCGACCTTTGCTGCCGAAGTGGCGCGTGGTTTACCGACAGCCATGACCGTTGCCGCCAATGAGCCAGCCTTGGCGCAAGTGGTGGCGGAAGCCTTTAGTGCTGCCAATTACCGCGCTTATATCAGCACCGATGTCATGGGTGTGGAGTTGGGTGGTGCGATCAAGAATGTGTTGGCAATTGCTGCGGGTATTTCCGATGGTCTGGGTTTTGGCGCAAATGCCCGTGTTGCCATTGTAACGCGCGGCTTGGCGGAAATCATGCGGCTGGGCGTGAAACTTGGCGCACAACCTGAAACCCTGATGGGTCTGGCGGGGGTCGGCGATTTGGTGCTGACCTGTACTGACAACCAATCACGCAACCGTCGTCTGGGTCTGGCACTCGGACAAGGCAAAGACCGCGATACGGCCATTGCTGACATCGGGCAGGCGGTTGAAGGTGCCAAGTCAGCGCTATCCATCGGCAAACTGGCAGAGCGGGCTGGGGTAGAAATGCCCATTTGCCAGCAAGTTTACCGTATTCTTTACGAGCAACTGCCACCCCGGCAGGCTGTGCACGAACTGCTTTCCCGCGATCTTAAAGCGGAATTCTGA
- the secB gene encoding protein-export chaperone SecB: protein MSEPQQEPQEQQFIIQRIYVKDVSFEAPNSPGIFTQEWNPNTNLDLNTKVNTLANDNYEVELFITITVKSDDKTAFLVEVKQAGVFFIQGYGQEQINHLLAAYCPNILFPYAREVIAGMVSKGSFPELHLSPINFDALYARRLQEEQAAATSAV from the coding sequence ATGAGCGAACCACAACAAGAACCACAAGAGCAACAATTCATCATCCAGCGTATTTACGTGAAGGATGTATCGTTTGAAGCACCCAACTCACCCGGCATTTTCACCCAAGAGTGGAATCCGAATACCAATCTGGATTTGAACACCAAGGTCAACACGCTCGCTAATGATAACTACGAGGTTGAGCTGTTCATCACCATTACGGTAAAAAGTGATGACAAAACCGCTTTTCTGGTGGAGGTGAAACAGGCTGGGGTGTTCTTCATCCAGGGTTACGGTCAGGAACAAATCAACCACCTGCTGGCTGCTTACTGCCCGAATATCCTGTTCCCGTATGCGCGTGAAGTGATTGCGGGCATGGTTTCCAAGGGCAGTTTCCCGGAGCTGCATCTTTCCCCAATCAATTTTGATGCCCTGTATGCCCGCCGTTTGCAGGAAGAGCAAGCAGCAGCTACCAGCGCTGTATGA
- the grxC gene encoding glutaredoxin 3 encodes MKQRPVLMYATRFCPYCLRARMLLKRKGIEYEEISVGGDAALWAEMERLSQRDTVPQIFIGDLSIGGYDDMAALDRAGKLDALLFES; translated from the coding sequence ATGAAACAACGTCCTGTTCTCATGTACGCCACCCGTTTTTGCCCCTATTGCTTGCGAGCGCGGATGTTGCTCAAACGCAAAGGTATTGAATACGAGGAAATCAGTGTCGGTGGTGACGCTGCCTTGTGGGCGGAGATGGAGCGTTTGAGCCAGCGCGATACCGTGCCACAAATATTCATTGGCGATTTATCTATCGGTGGCTATGATGATATGGCAGCACTGGATCGTGCCGGTAAGTTGGATGCATTGCTATTTGAATCTTAA
- a CDS encoding rhodanese-like domain-containing protein yields MEEYLVFARSHPLLIAGLFAILGMIIWLEFSRLTRKYQQVNTTQAVHIFNQDGSFVLDVREESEVRSGKLKGAKHIPLGQLKNRMVELESAKTKPVLVYCRSGSRSAHACNLLTKAGFDNVSNLAGGIMAWESANLPVSKR; encoded by the coding sequence GTGGAAGAATATCTTGTTTTCGCCCGTAGTCATCCCTTGTTGATTGCGGGGCTGTTTGCCATCCTCGGCATGATCATTTGGTTGGAATTCAGTCGCCTTACCCGCAAATACCAACAAGTCAATACGACCCAGGCGGTACACATCTTTAATCAGGATGGCTCATTCGTCCTTGATGTGCGTGAGGAAAGTGAAGTGCGGAGTGGTAAGCTCAAAGGTGCCAAACACATTCCGCTAGGGCAGTTGAAAAACCGTATGGTAGAGCTGGAATCAGCCAAAACCAAACCTGTGCTGGTTTATTGCCGTAGTGGTAGCCGTTCAGCCCATGCCTGTAATTTGCTGACCAAGGCCGGTTTCGATAATGTCAGTAATCTGGCTGGCGGAATCATGGCATGGGAGTCAGCCAACCTTCCGGTTAGTAAGCGATGA